The DNA sequence GGAGCGGAGCGCTTCCGGTCGCTGGCGGCCGACGGCGGTCCCGCGGTGAACGTTGAATGGCAGGCCGCCGCGGCCTTCTGCAACTGGCTTAGCTCGCAGGAGAACCTGCCGCTTCAGTATCAGAGCCGGGCCGGCCGGCTGATTCCGGTGGACGAGCCGGGGACCGGCTACCGCCTGCCGACCGAGGCGGAGTGGGTCTGGGCGGCCCGCTACCGGGGCGGTGCCGGGAACTCGCGGTACCCCTGGGGCGAACGTATGCCTCCTCCGGAGCGCTCGGGCAACTATGCGGACCAGTCGGCCGGCAGCCTCGTTACCAACGTGCTGAGCGCCTACAACGACTTCTTTCCCTTCACGGCCCCAGTCGGTTCGTTTCCGGCCAATTCGCTGGGCTTCCATGATCTCGGCGGCAACGCGGCCGAATGGACAGGCGATTACTACGGCACCGATACGCTCTATCCCAACTTCGAGGTGGACCCGCGCGGTCCGCAGGAAGGACGCTTTCACGTGATCCGCGGCTCGGGTTGGCTGCACGGCACGTTGCGCGAACTGCGCTGGGCCTTCCGCGATTTTGGCGCCGAAGAGCGGCTCGATGTAGGATTTCGCCTGGCGCGCTACGCCGAATTGCAGGAACCGGAATGAAGAAGGTCATCGCAGTCGCCGCCGTCATCGGCCTGGCCGTGGGCCTGACCTGGGCCGCCGAACAGGTGGGCGGTTGGCTGGGCTTCGCCCAACAGGACACGGCGAGCGCCGAAAACCAACCCGCCGATAACGAGGATGTCACCCCCGGGATCGAGGGCGTCCCGCCCTCAAATGTGGCCGCCATCGAAACCGAAGCCCAGGCCGAAGGCGACGTCCCCGCTCCCCCCGTGCTGTCCGAAGAGGTCGCCTCCATCGAAGAGGACCTGGCGCGAATCGAGGAAGCCCTTCAGAGCGAAGAGATCCTGGAAGAGTTCACGCCCTCCGAACCGCTCTCCGCCGACAACCCCATCGCGATGCCCACCGACATCTGAACCTCGGGATCAGTCCGTCCTTCATTGCGATACGGAGGACGGACTTTCCGCCAGCCAAAAAAAGAGGCGCTCCGCGACTTCTGCGGAACGCCTCTTTTCTTTCGGCCGCCTGGTGTGGTACGTCAGAAGTCGTAGGTCACTTCAGCAAACCAGACCTGCCCGCGCACATCAACCCTGGACGCATCGAAAGGCCGGCCCTGGCCGTTGAGCGCAAACGGAAAATCCGAGTCGAATATATTCCTGCCGCCCAGCCGCACAAGGAGGCCGTTGTCCCACTGATAGGTGCCGGACAGGTCCACCGTGTAGCGGCTGTCCACCTGCATGTCCGGCACGCGGGGCTCGCCAAATGCGTTGGACGAATAGTGATTGTTCAGGTAGCCCGGCGTGTAATTGAAGAACATGCTCGCCGATAGCCGACCCTTGAACCAATCCAGTTGCGCCTGGATTTTGCGCTTGTCTATGCCCACGAACTCGCCCAGGAAACGGGCTTTCGGCGCGTCCGCCGTTACCTGATCGAACATGTCAATGACGTAGTGGTAGTAGAGAATGGGAGTGAAGGTACCCCAGTCTTGCGTTTCGATGTTCCATTTCAACTGAAAGTCCAGGGATGTGTGCTCGCGGCTGCTGATGTTCACGACTCTGCTGATCGATCGGATCAACGCCCCTGTGGCCGGGTCACGTTCAAAGAACTGCGGAAGATTGCCGTAAATTTCAGCCGGAAGAAGATTACGCAACTCACTACTGCTGGCGATGCGATTCTGGAAATCGATCAGAGAATAGTCCACGTTGATGGTAAGGCCTTGCGCCCAGCCTGGCTGCCAACCGAAACCGATGCTCAGGTTGTCCGACTGCTCCGGCTTCACATCGGGATTGGGGCCGAAGGCCTGGCAAGCTCCGGGCACGAAACCGTTAATAAGCGGATCATATGCGCCGAAGGCGGAGCAGAACTCGCTTTGCGTGCCGCCGAACAGATCATAGACGGTGGGCGCACGAAAAGCTTCTTCTGACCTCAGGCGGATCGCGAAGGTATCGGTAATCGTCAGTCGTGCGCCGAGGCCCAGGGAGGTGTTGGCGAAATTGGACTTGGAAAGCACCGGGTTGCCGTCGGCATCGCTTTCAAGGGAGCCTTCCACCGTATAGTCGTCTCTCCGCACGGCGACCCTGAAGGTAAGCGCCTGAATACCGGGCATGTTGTTCCCGGCGCCCAAAACGGGAATGTTTAGCTCGGCGAAATAGGCATCCAAATCGCGGTAAGGCCGCTCAAGGCCGATGTAGCCCTCCTGGAAATCGTCCAAGGACGCAAGTTCTTCCTTGCGTTGTTGCCCGCCCAGCACGAAGCGCACTTCACCGGCAGGCAGCTCGAGCACCTTGCCGTTCAGGAAGGCGTCAATCTCCGTTGTTTCGGTGCCTTCGCTCGAAGTGCTGAGAGGTCCGTACAGTTCCGCGATAGTAGCATTCTGTCCGGTTCCATCCCCGAAAAAGTTGACTGCCTCGCTGGGGTCCGGGCTGGCGATCAATTCCGCCGCCCGTCCATTGAATTGCATCTCATTGGAAAGAGGCCCGCGAGCCCGGTTGGTGAGCATGTATTGGTAGCTGTCCTTGTCTGAACCTGATCGCAGCCAGTCGATCGTGAGCCTGAAGTTGTCGAGGAAGTCGAGGTCTATGCCACCCGAGATGCGATCGCTCACATTGGTCGAAGACCGCTCCGGGGTAGGCAAAAGGCCTAGATCAACTTCGGTTTGCGGATCGTACGTCACATACACCGTAGTCCCGAAATTATTGAAGGCGTTGGAGGCCGGGACCGCAATTGAGCCGGTGCCGAAGCGCGTCAGGCGCGTATTGGTCTGAGCTTCCGTCCGATAGTACTCGCCACGCACCCGCAGCATGTCGGCAAAGTACTGCTCGAAGCTGAGCAGGACGGAATCGTCCTTGGTCGATCCGCCTGCGTCAACATCCAGGACTTCGATGCCGTCCGCCAACGTAACCCTACGAAAATCTCCCGGCTGCGCGTTCCGGCCGTCATTGCCTTCGGGCAGGGTCAGGTTCGCAGGGGCCCAGCGGGAAACGCCAACGCGGGCTGAGCGGGTGTTGAGTGGCTGCCCGCTAAAGGGGTTTACATTGAAGTTGTACGCCTGATCGCCGCCGAACATGGAGCTCCAGTCCTTCGTGTAGTACCCCGCCTTGCGGGCAGAATAGGGCTCACTGTCGGTGCGGCTCACGTTGAGGGACACGTTTCCGGTGTCCCAGCTGTGCCCGTAGTAAGCGCTGAGCTGCGACTGGTCGGCGGCGTTGCTGCTCGATTCGTGGCGCAGCGTGACCTTGCCGCCCTGGAAGTCCTTGCGCGTAATGATATTGATGACGCCCGCCACCCCGTCCGAGCCGTAAACGGATGATCCGCCGTCCAGATTGACTTCAACGCGATCGATGGCTCCAGCAGGCATATTCCGCAGATTGACGAAGAAGTCTTCCTGCCCCGCCGCGCCGGCAATGCGCTTGCCGTTCAGCAGCACCAGGGTATTGGCCGAGCCGAATCCCTTCAGGTTGGCGGTGGAAACGCCTATCGAGAGCGCACCGAGGTTTCTGTCGATGGCCTCGCTGCCGAAGTTCATGTTGGTGGTGCCGTTGATCGACGAGAAAACTTGCGGAATGGTGCGTATCACGTCTTCCACGGAACTGATGCCGCGCTTTGCAATATCCTCCGCTGTAATCGTCAGTACGCGCGCCGTTGGGTCTCCACCAGTCAGGCGCGTGCCGGTGACGGCAGTCGGCTCGAGTTCGAGCGGTACCTCTGCGGTTACAGGGGCTTGCTCCCCCTCTTGCTCGTCCGCGTCCTGCGCCAAACCCAGCATCGGTGTTGCGAAAGCCAGCAGTAAACCGGCCGCCCACGCGCTCTTGATAGTAGTTTGCATTGAAGTAGCCCCCTCAATCTGTATATAAAGTGAGGCTGCTCAATTCGGCGTTTCCCCCAACGCGTCTACTCCCAGCCCCCAATTCAGGGGAGCAAATCTAACACGTTTTAGCTTACGGAAACCTTACGCGCCGGTCGTACCAGTTCACTGCAACGTGTAACCGAGTCTTCTGGCGCGTAGCTGCCTGAAAGCAATGCCGCACCTGATCGCCAATTTCTATCGAAACACGCACCATTTTTCGCACACGCCCAACTCTTGCGTGCGCTATGCTGGCAGCCCTGTCGGTAGCGAATTGCTCTGCCTCGCTCTGCTATGACCTGGCCAATCGCCGCTCTGGTGAACCTGCCCATAAACGCGACCGAAAGGCCTCACACCCCAAACGCCTCTTCCGGATCAGCGCTTGATTCGCTGTAGTCAAATGGCTACAGTACAGATCAAGGTCGCCAGATACATTGGTACCGATGGTTCGGATAGACTCGGTTCATGGCTCAAGAGGCAGAATCCGGAAGTGCGCGCGAGGTAACAGACTCGCCTGGACCGTGTGGAGTTGGGCAACTTTGGCGACCATCGAGCGGTTGGCTCTGGCGTATTTGAGCTTCGTATACACCACGGTTCGGGATACCGTGCGTATTACGGCAGGGATGGCGACGAACTTGTGATCATGCTGGCCGGTGGAGCGAAGAAACGGCAACAGCGCGATATCGACAGGGCGACTGAAAACTGGGATGCCTACAAGCGGGAGAAACGAAATGCCGATCAAGGTCCATAAGGCTAGCGAATTCCTGCAAACGCCGGAAGATATCGCCGCCTACCTGAACGCCACCATCGAGGAGATGGACGACCCGAGACTGCTAATGAAAGCATTCCGTAATATCGCCGAAGCCCAGGGCGGTGTGTCGGAGCTTTCGCGGCGCGCGAACGTGGATCGGGTCGCACTCTCGCGAGCATTGTCAGGCCGCAGGCACCCGCGCCTCGACACCCTCGCAAAGGTGGCGGATGCCTGTGGAGTGAAGCTCCAGTTCTCCGCTTAAGCGGGAAACGAACCGAAATCGCGGTCCGGCACCCCGCCCGGTTTGTGCTCGCGGGGTGGTGCCGTGGTACGCCACCGCGGTTGTTTCCGCGGAAACATCCCGGTCGCGGTCCGCGCTGCTGGAATGCGGCGGCCACTGCAAGTGTTTCCGCGGAAACATTTCCTCAGAGTCGCTTGATCAGGAGTCACGGCTTCTTCGCGGGGGGCCACAAGTCGGCCAGACTGAATTCGATGGTGTCGAAGGGCGGGAGCGACACGGGATCATCGCCGCTGCGCTTGCCGTTCAGGGTGTAGCGCCCGCCGCGCAAGGCGAAAGCGGCCAGCGAACGGGCGCCGGGATCGACGAACCACAAATGCGCCACGCCCTCGCGGGTGTAGATGGCTTGCTTGGGGCCTTCGTCCAGCGCCCGCGTTGACGGCGAGAGCACCTCGCAGGCCCAATCCGGCGCCTGCGAGAAGTAGGCCGCATCAGGAAGCTCCGGCATGCTCTCCCGCCGCCACCCGGCCAGGTCGGGCACCACGATGTCCTCGCCCAGGTGCAGTTCCGGCTCGTCAATGAGCCACCATCCGCCGGGACCGCTGCGGCCGCCCCGTTCCGAATCGAAGGGGGCGCCCAGCCTGACGCCCAGCCTTGATGAAGCGCGCGCGTGCGGCACCGCAGGGCGGGGATGGGTGTAGAGCGCGCCGCCGAGCACCTCCGCCACCATGTTGGGAGGCGCGTCCAGCACATCCTGGTAGGTGGCGCGCTTTTCCTTTTCCGGGGCGTTCGCGCAGCTTTCCTTACGGGGCGGAGCGCCGGAACAATCGCTTGCGTCGCTGGCCATGAACATCTACTCCTTGAAATACAGGCCATTCCATGCGTCGCATCGTAACACGCGACGTGCAAGTGCACGCGGTGCACGCGGGGAAACCGCAGCATCGTTCTCAGGGGTTCAGGCGCAGTGCGTGGTCCAGGCTGAGATGGGCGGCGAGAGCGCGCAGCCTGCGCTGCACCGTGTTTCCGACCAGGATATGCGCGTCTTCCGGTCCGGTGAGCACAAGTCTCTTCTTCGTGCGTTCCAGGCGGAACTGCTCGAGAACGCTGACGGCTCCGCCGGATATCGTGTAGGCAAGGCGCATCGCCAGGCCAATTGCGGTTGCCTGTCTTCTCTCGCCCTTGCTGATCAAACCGCTCAGACCCAGGCGTTTCAGGGTCCCGCGCAAAGCCGCATGGCGCGATGCCACGGCCAGGCCGAGCATGATTCGCTCGCCGTGATCGGCGCCGGTCAGCGGCATGCGCAATATGCGCAGGAACACCTGCTCGGCACGGTAGTCGGGATGTTCGGACCAGCCGATGTCGGACAGGTGGCAGGCGGCCTGCCTGAGCTTGTCCGGCGCGAGTCCTTCCAGCGCCGGCGCGATCCAGCCGGCCAGCAAGTCGCCGCCGGAACCGCCGCGGCCCATGCGCCGGGCGGCGCTCTCGCATAAAGAAAGCAGGGGGTCTATCTGCTGTTCGAGCGGCGTCAGGGCTTCGTACAGGCAGCCTTCGCGCAGGCCGTTGGCGGAGAACACGATCTGCCCGGCGCCGCTGCGCTTAACCAGGCATTCCAGGGCGACCGCCGCAAAGGGCAGCGATTCCAGCCGGTCGGCCCGCAATCCCTTGGCCGACTCGAGGCGCGGGCGGGGCCAGCCGGCCAGCATTGCGCAGAATTCCGAAGCGTCGCGGGCCTCCAGCGCGTAATGATGGATGACGTGCAGCGGGTAACCGGATTCGTCCATGTGAATACGGGCCAATGCCCGCCAGGAGCCGCCTACCAGGTAAAGAGACTGCCCGTGCGCCTGCGGCAACCAGTCCAGTCCTTCAAGCTGGCCCTGAATCGCCTCCCGGCTTTCCCCAATGGACTCCCCGCCGTTTCCGCGCACCGTGCCCAGCGGCAGCGAAATACGCTCGGCCACGCTCCCGTCATCCAGAAGCGTCAGTTCCAGACTGGCGCCGCCGAGATCGGCCACAACGCCGCTAGCCAGGGGGATTGCGCTGAGGACTCCGCCGGCTGAAACTTCAGCTTCCCGCTCCCCCGTCAGCAAGCGGACGTCCAGGCCGCATTCGTTGCGCACAGTCTCCAGGAACTGCGGCCCATTGCTTGCCTCCCGGACGGCCGCGGTCGCCACCGCCTGTACTTCAAGGACCCCCATTTGCGGGCACAGGCGGGCGAACCGGCGCAGGCTTTCCAGGGCCATCCCGATTCCGTCTTCAGACATTCTGCCGGTGCGGTCGAGTCCACGGCCCAGCCCGCACAGGACCTTTTCGTTGAATATCGGCAAGGGCGCCCGTCCGCCGTTCTCGTAGACGACCAGTCGCACCGAGTTCGAGCCGATGTCGATCACAGCTACCGGCGCCTCGCTTGGGGTCGCGGGGCTGGTTCGCAATACGCCCGGCACTGGCTGCTAGACGGCGGCTTTGACCAGTGTCGGGCGGGGTTTGTCTTCCGCGGCAGCAGAATCCCCGGTCTCTGGAAACAGTTCGCCGGGCATGGCCGGCTGCGACTCCCGCAGGGCGCTGCCCCGGCCGGAAAGGCTGGGGTTGGTCATGAACCAGGTATGGGCGCTGAAATCGCCGGATTGATGATCCAGGCGGCGGTAAGCGCCGTCCGGTCCGAGTTGCCAGCTCTGCATCACGTCGAAGCGATTCGCCATCAGGACCTGCTCCACGAGTTGCCGCTTGACCGTCTCGTTCTCGATCGGCACCAGCGTCTCCACGCGATGGTGCAGGTTGCGGGGCATCCAGTCGGCCGACGATACGAAAACCTTGCTGTCGGTGGAGGGAAGCTGGTGGCCGGCGCCGAAACACATGACACGGGAGTGTTCCAGGAACCTGCCGACCATGCTGCGCACCTGGATATTCTCCGACATGCCGGGCACGCCCGGGCGCAGGCAGCAAATGCCCCGGACGTAGAGTTCGATCCGCACGCCGGCCTGGCTCGCCCGATAGAGGCAGTCGATGATATCCGGGTCAACGAGCGAATTGAGTTTGGCCCAGATCTCCGCCGGGCGCCCGGCGCGGGCATGGGCGACTTCATCCTCGATCAGTTCGACCAGACTGCTTTTCATTTGCGCGGGCGCGTACACCAGCTTTTCCATGTCCTCGGGCGTCGCGTAACCTGTCATGTAGTTGAACAGGCGCGCGGTATCGCGCCCCAGGGCCGCGTCGCAGGTGAAGAAGCTCAGGTCCGAATAAACGCGCGCGTTGATCGGATGGTAGTTGCCGGTGCCGAAATGGGTGTAGGTTCGCAATTCTCCCGCTTCCCTTCGCACCACCAGCGATACCTTGGCGTGGGTCTTGAGTTCCATGAAGCCGTAGACCACCTGCACGCCGGCGCGCTCCATCTCCTGCGCCCAGCGGATGTTTGCCGCTTCGTCGAAACGCGCCCGAAGCTCGACCATGGCGGTGACCAGCTTGCCGGCCTCGGCAGCGGCGATCAGCGCCTCGACGATCGGCGAGTCCTCGGACGTGCGGTACAGGGTCTGCTTGATCGCCACCACCGCCGGGTCATCGGTGGCGCGGCGCAGGAACTGCACGACCACGTCGAAACTCTCGTACGGATGCTGCACCACGAAGTCCTTGGCGCGTATGGCGGCGAGGATGTCGCCGCCATATTCGCGGACCCGTTCGGGGAAGCGCACATTGAGCGGCTCGTGCTGCAGGTCGCGGCGCTGGTCCGTGATGATCTGCTTGATGTCCGACAGCCCCAGCATGCCGTCGATGTTGAAAACATGCGCATGCGAGGCGTTGAACGCTTTGAGCACGAACCGGCGGAAGTTCTTCGGCATGCCGGCCGCCACCTCCACCCGGATGACGTTGCCTCTGCGGCGCCGCAGCAGGGCGGTCTCGAAGGTCCGCACCAGGTCCTCGGCTTCCTCGTCGATCTCAAGGTCACTGTCGCGGCTGATACGGAAGATGCCGTGGCCCAGGATCTTCATGCCGGGGAACAGCAGCCTGAAGTTGCGGGCGATGATTTCCTCGACGGCGACGAAGCGCAGGGCCTTGCCGGGCACCCGCACGAACCGCTCGATCTGGGGCGGGACCAGGACCAGGCCGTTGATCTCGTGCTTGTCCGCGGGCCGCATCAGCCGCAGCACGTACACAAGGCAACCGGTCTGTATGAAGGGGAAGGGGTGCGCCGTGTCGACCGCCTGGGGGGTCAGTACCGGAAACAACTGGTTCTCGAACCATCGCGACAGCCACTCCTGGGCCCGATTGCCCAATTCCTCGGGTTTTACCACCGCCACGCCGGCTTCGCGGCATTCGGCCAGCAACTGCGCGCTGCGCGTGGATTGGGCCTTGAGCAGCCTCTTTACCTGTTCGCGTATCGCTTCGAGCTGTTCGCCGGGGGTCAGCCCGTCATCGCTGCTCTTGGTGACGCCCGCCGCCACCTGCGCCATGAGGCCGGCCGCCCGCACCATGTAGAACTCGTCGAGGTTGCTGGCCGAGATGGACAGGAACCGCACGCGCTCCAGCAGCGGGTGGTTCTCGTTGCCGGCTTCCTCCAGTACCCGGGTATTGAATTCCAGCCACGACAGCTCGCGATTGATCAGGCGGCCGGCGACGCGCTCCGCCTCGCTCAGCGCCCGCGGCTTGCCGGACGCAGGCGTCATTCGGGTGTTCCCGGATGGCGTGGAATGTGCCCCATGATCGGAGTAGCATACAGGAGTCATGAGCAATTCCTGGAAAGGAGGGCGTGCCGCCCGTGTTCCGGCATGAAGCGCCTTTGGCTGCTTCGGCATGCCAAGGCCGGGCCGTATTCCGCCGACGATTTCGAGCGGGCGCTGGCCCCCAGAGGCCGGAAGAACGCGCCCGCGATGGGAGAGAAGCTGGCGGCCGTGGGATGCGCTCCCGAGAGAATCCTCTGTTCCGCCGGTCGCCGGGCCGTGGAGACGATGTGCGGCGTCCTGCCCAGCCTTCCCGCCGACCTCAGCATCGAGGTGATGCGGAGGCTCTACACCTTCAGCCCGGGCAACGTGCTGCAGTGCCTGCGCGAACTGCCGGAGGATGCCGGCGACGTCATGGTGGTCGGTCACAACCCGGCTTTGCAGGAATTGGCGCTGTACCTGGCCGGCAGGGGCGAAGAGGAGGCTTTCGCTGTGCTCCACGGAAAGTTTCCCACCTGCGCCGTGGCCGAGCTGGAGTTTCCCGAGTCGCCGCACACGACGGACTGGGACGAAGGCAGCGCATTTCTTCGGCGTGTCATGACGCCCCGCCCGCCGCGATACTTGCGGACACCCCTGGTCGACTAGTGAGCAATCGATGAGAAGACAGTTACCGGTCGAATTCGTTTTTCAGATTTTTTCGCTGTTGCTTTCGGTGATCATCGTGCACGCGATGTACGTCGCCTGGATCCGCCCCCAGGCGAACGCGGTCATCGAAGAGCAGCGGATCATGCTGGAGCAGGACGCCGACTACGTACCCGAACGCTCCCTGTACGTGATCGTGCGCGATTTCGAGCAGGAGGCCTGCCTGATCCTGGCGCTCTGGGCGCTTGCGATCATGGGCTACAAGGCCCGCGGGGCGCTGCGCGAGCGCTCACTGCTGCAGCGTGACCTCCTGCCACTGGCGGAAGGGGTGCGCATCCTGCCGGAGGACACGCGCGAGCACGCGCGCCAGTTGCGTGCGCTGCCCGAATCACAGCAGCGCTTGCTGTTGCCGCGGGTGCTACTTAGCGCGCTGCAGCGGTTCGGCGCCACCGGCAATGTGCAGGACGTTTCGTCCGCTACCCAGACGCTGGTCAATGCCGAAGCCGAGCGGCTGGAGTCGGAACTGTCGATGATCCGGTATATCGCCTGGGCGATACCCTCGATCGGCTTTATCGGCACCGTGCGCGGAATCGGCCAGGCGCTGACGCTGGCCTACAGGGCCGTGGAGGGCGACATCAGCGGCGTGACCGAGAGCCTCGGCGTGGCCTTCAATTCCACCTTCTTCGCCCTGCTGGTCAGCATCATCATCATGTTCCTGGTCCACCAGCTTCAATTGTTGCAGGAGCGACTGGTCTTCGAGACCTCGGATTACTGCGACGAACGGCTGATCCGCCGCCTGCAGGGCGACTGAGCCGGGGGGCGTCAACAAATGGCGCTGGTCGCGCTGGAAATCAATGGAGCGGCACTGGTAGGCGCTACCTCCGCCGGAGTGCTGTTCAACGAGCCGGGCGTGGCGCTGGTGCAAAAGCGCCGCGTGGCGTTCGGGCGCGAAGCGGTCGAAGAGGCGCGGCGCGATCCCGCAAACAGTTACCGGAATTACTGGGAATTGCTGTCGGACGAATCGCTACCC is a window from the Gammaproteobacteria bacterium genome containing:
- a CDS encoding putative addiction module antidote protein; translated protein: MPIKVHKASEFLQTPEDIAAYLNATIEEMDDPRLLMKAFRNIAEAQGGVSELSRRANVDRVALSRALSGRRHPRLDTLAKVADACGVKLQFSA
- a CDS encoding RNA degradosome polyphosphate kinase, encoding MTPASGKPRALSEAERVAGRLINRELSWLEFNTRVLEEAGNENHPLLERVRFLSISASNLDEFYMVRAAGLMAQVAAGVTKSSDDGLTPGEQLEAIREQVKRLLKAQSTRSAQLLAECREAGVAVVKPEELGNRAQEWLSRWFENQLFPVLTPQAVDTAHPFPFIQTGCLVYVLRLMRPADKHEINGLVLVPPQIERFVRVPGKALRFVAVEEIIARNFRLLFPGMKILGHGIFRISRDSDLEIDEEAEDLVRTFETALLRRRRGNVIRVEVAAGMPKNFRRFVLKAFNASHAHVFNIDGMLGLSDIKQIITDQRRDLQHEPLNVRFPERVREYGGDILAAIRAKDFVVQHPYESFDVVVQFLRRATDDPAVVAIKQTLYRTSEDSPIVEALIAAAEAGKLVTAMVELRARFDEAANIRWAQEMERAGVQVVYGFMELKTHAKVSLVVRREAGELRTYTHFGTGNYHPINARVYSDLSFFTCDAALGRDTARLFNYMTGYATPEDMEKLVYAPAQMKSSLVELIEDEVAHARAGRPAEIWAKLNSLVDPDIIDCLYRASQAGVRIELYVRGICCLRPGVPGMSENIQVRSMVGRFLEHSRVMCFGAGHQLPSTDSKVFVSSADWMPRNLHHRVETLVPIENETVKRQLVEQVLMANRFDVMQSWQLGPDGAYRRLDHQSGDFSAHTWFMTNPSLSGRGSALRESQPAMPGELFPETGDSAAAEDKPRPTLVKAAV
- a CDS encoding Uma2 family endonuclease, whose translation is MASDASDCSGAPPRKESCANAPEKEKRATYQDVLDAPPNMVAEVLGGALYTHPRPAVPHARASSRLGVRLGAPFDSERGGRSGPGGWWLIDEPELHLGEDIVVPDLAGWRRESMPELPDAAYFSQAPDWACEVLSPSTRALDEGPKQAIYTREGVAHLWFVDPGARSLAAFALRGGRYTLNGKRSGDDPVSLPPFDTIEFSLADLWPPAKKP
- a CDS encoding Ppx/GppA family phosphatase; translated protein: MPGVLRTSPATPSEAPVAVIDIGSNSVRLVVYENGGRAPLPIFNEKVLCGLGRGLDRTGRMSEDGIGMALESLRRFARLCPQMGVLEVQAVATAAVREASNGPQFLETVRNECGLDVRLLTGEREAEVSAGGVLSAIPLASGVVADLGGASLELTLLDDGSVAERISLPLGTVRGNGGESIGESREAIQGQLEGLDWLPQAHGQSLYLVGGSWRALARIHMDESGYPLHVIHHYALEARDASEFCAMLAGWPRPRLESAKGLRADRLESLPFAAVALECLVKRSGAGQIVFSANGLREGCLYEALTPLEQQIDPLLSLCESAARRMGRGGSGGDLLAGWIAPALEGLAPDKLRQAACHLSDIGWSEHPDYRAEQVFLRILRMPLTGADHGERIMLGLAVASRHAALRGTLKRLGLSGLISKGERRQATAIGLAMRLAYTISGGAVSVLEQFRLERTKKRLVLTGPEDAHILVGNTVQRRLRALAAHLSLDHALRLNP
- a CDS encoding histidine phosphatase family protein, which produces MKRLWLLRHAKAGPYSADDFERALAPRGRKNAPAMGEKLAAVGCAPERILCSAGRRAVETMCGVLPSLPADLSIEVMRRLYTFSPGNVLQCLRELPEDAGDVMVVGHNPALQELALYLAGRGEEEAFAVLHGKFPTCAVAELEFPESPHTTDWDEGSAFLRRVMTPRPPRYLRTPLVD
- a CDS encoding TonB-dependent receptor plug domain-containing protein gives rise to the protein MQTTIKSAWAAGLLLAFATPMLGLAQDADEQEGEQAPVTAEVPLELEPTAVTGTRLTGGDPTARVLTITAEDIAKRGISSVEDVIRTIPQVFSSINGTTNMNFGSEAIDRNLGALSIGVSTANLKGFGSANTLVLLNGKRIAGAAGQEDFFVNLRNMPAGAIDRVEVNLDGGSSVYGSDGVAGVINIITRKDFQGGKVTLRHESSSNAADQSQLSAYYGHSWDTGNVSLNVSRTDSEPYSARKAGYYTKDWSSMFGGDQAYNFNVNPFSGQPLNTRSARVGVSRWAPANLTLPEGNDGRNAQPGDFRRVTLADGIEVLDVDAGGSTKDDSVLLSFEQYFADMLRVRGEYYRTEAQTNTRLTRFGTGSIAVPASNAFNNFGTTVYVTYDPQTEVDLGLLPTPERSSTNVSDRISGGIDLDFLDNFRLTIDWLRSGSDKDSYQYMLTNRARGPLSNEMQFNGRAAELIASPDPSEAVNFFGDGTGQNATIAELYGPLSTSSEGTETTEIDAFLNGKVLELPAGEVRFVLGGQQRKEELASLDDFQEGYIGLERPYRDLDAYFAELNIPVLGAGNNMPGIQALTFRVAVRRDDYTVEGSLESDADGNPVLSKSNFANTSLGLGARLTITDTFAIRLRSEEAFRAPTVYDLFGGTQSEFCSAFGAYDPLINGFVPGACQAFGPNPDVKPEQSDNLSIGFGWQPGWAQGLTINVDYSLIDFQNRIASSSELRNLLPAEIYGNLPQFFERDPATGALIRSISRVVNISSREHTSLDFQLKWNIETQDWGTFTPILYYHYVIDMFDQVTADAPKARFLGEFVGIDKRKIQAQLDWFKGRLSASMFFNYTPGYLNNHYSSNAFGEPRVPDMQVDSRYTVDLSGTYQWDNGLLVRLGGRNIFDSDFPFALNGQGRPFDASRVDVRGQVWFAEVTYDF
- a CDS encoding MotA/TolQ/ExbB proton channel family protein codes for the protein MRRQLPVEFVFQIFSLLLSVIIVHAMYVAWIRPQANAVIEEQRIMLEQDADYVPERSLYVIVRDFEQEACLILALWALAIMGYKARGALRERSLLQRDLLPLAEGVRILPEDTREHARQLRALPESQQRLLLPRVLLSALQRFGATGNVQDVSSATQTLVNAEAERLESELSMIRYIAWAIPSIGFIGTVRGIGQALTLAYRAVEGDISGVTESLGVAFNSTFFALLVSIIIMFLVHQLQLLQERLVFETSDYCDERLIRRLQGD